ACTATTAGTAGAATATTTGACTTTTTGTGTCCCGTGGCTTCGGCCTGAAAAGTCAGAATCCATGAGactttaacatgttttaaaacTGTAGCTCAACATTCATCAGTTGTCTCTTTGTAGGAGTCAAGTAGAGGAACAGTGAGTTGTTCAATCTCTTTAGGATGACAATTATGCATAAGCTCAACTTGAGGATTTgtgtgcatattaaccctttcatgcacgaattatgagaaccttagtcaaaatttttttcttcagtgtttagccatgaaaaacacaatgcgatcgagttttttttttctatggagttacaaaaatatccaagcatttaatttttgaagtaaagaaacgtgtttaaaacccaatatcagagagtgatatgaaaacaatgaaataaaaacatttttaatgctgctaatctgatcccttctcacattttaacatattctaatgctagtaattactcacttcatggagataatatgcaaaaaaaaaaactccttgtctaacaaataacaattgatttacactcaaacatgttagtgcagatcaggtttatcaagaacagcaaagttacagtaatgatctgaattacagtgtatgggatggtgcataagcgtccactgtgttggctgatatggaactaaaataacaaaacccattaatatacaagagaacagctggagaagaactgtccactggagtggacagtgcatgaaagggttaaaacaaaaaagACTCAGTatgtttttcttgatttttctgcAAAGGCATGTCAGCTTTGGACAGTGACAAGTTCCTCTTggaatctgatctgatctgattaaTTCTTTCCAAGGTCGAGTGAATCAACTCAAATATGCACCAGTAGAGGGCCTAGTTGCACTACATAAATTCCTCTGTGTTTCAAACTCATCATATTTTCCACTGAcaattttagccaataattatCTAAAGTAATTTGCCTCCAAGTATGTTCtaatttgttttatattattcagCTTAATCTGAAAGTACAAAGGCTCACATCAAAAATTGTGTAAAATAGTACTATATAATTTAAAGGAACATGTTTTATACTTTTTTAGAACTTTCTTGTACTTTCCCAGTACTATACTTTCAACAGCCAGTCACTCTATTTCTGGGTGATGTTAGAGGAAATGATTCCCTGATTATTTATTAACAGTTGGTGTAAGGCTTAACCTGATAGGCTGGCTTGAACaaggaagagaaaataaaaacctGTCTGGCAGCTCTTGTGCTCTTATACACCTTTGACTTGCAAAGTCACATGTAGGTAGCGACGCTTAACAAGATCTGTTGACTTAAGAAGTGCTTGGCTTCAGAAACCacaaaaatgctgaaaaaacttTTTAAACTCTCAGCAATTTTTGCTTTACTCAGTgtggcatgttttgtttttattttattccacaGAAAAGATACCACATTTGATATCTTAATTGAGAAATACAGTAAGGAAAATGGAAATGGGACCCTATTTTTGGAGATAAAAGGACGTATACAAGAGTTCCTGAAAAAAGAAGATGACAGACCTAAAAACAGCGAAAAGAAGACAGAAATTCCTACCACTGATGTTTCTACTGCTGCCTCTACAGTGGTTTTAGGAGCCTGTCCTGACACCCCTCCAAAACTTGTAGGCCCTCTCCAGGTGGATTTTTTCACCAGAAGAACTTTAGATGAGGTGAGGAAGGAACTCAAGGGATCTCTTCAGGAGGGAGGACGGTACAAGCCGACAGAATGCATCAGTAAACATAAGGTCGGTAAATGAAAGGAGAGCGAATCATGCAAAGTTATTTTTATGATTTTCTAACTGAGAAAACTAGTATGAGCATAGTATATAAGCAGTTATATGTGGACAATAAAGGAATAGATCTATGGTGaaaataaaagtcataatttattGTAGAGTTTCAGCAGTTGGGAGTGTGTCTAAATGTCTAAATCATGAATGCAAAAGTAGCTATCAGATTAGTTTCATGTAACTCTAAAGCTGAAGATAAGTTTAAATACATACATTAGATACCCAAAGTATGGACAAAATTTTCCCAAATAATGACGTAAAAGTTCTCTGTTCTCTCTgtgtttctctttatttttattaatgcatTTAGTCCACAGtctattttttctcttctcttttcatttgttctcttctccttctgtctgtccttttcCACTCCTCAATATTCTTTAGTGCttattgttcctttttttttcttacttgacaaaaaaaagagaataattcTAGCTGACATCAAATAAGGACAGCAAACATTTTCTGATGTGTCTACAGTATTTTCACCATTTGTCTGGCTTTACTGTTATCGTGTtgcacaaaaaaagtcaaaattggaCATACTTATTGAGAGGAATACATAGTGTTTAGATGTATATGTGTAACTGCTATTCCAAAAGGTTCCCAGATGTTTACAGATTATCGTTTAAAATGGAGAGGATGCTACATGTGGTTAACATGGACATGTGTGGCTGCCATTAAATTCAACATTACCTATATACATATAACATACCATATATCaaaccatatacagggtggggaagcaaaatttacaatgaacatttagttgttttttctcagcaggcactacgtcaattgttttgaaaccaaacatatattgatgtcataatcatacctaacactattatccataccttttcagaaacttttgcccttatgagtaatcaggaaagcaaacgtcaaagagtgtgtgatttgctgaatgcactcgtcacaccaaaggagatttcaaaaatagttggagtgtccataaagactgtttataatggaaagaagagaatgactatgagcaaaactattacgagaaagtctggaagatactattaaagaagaatggtagaatttgtcacctgaatatttgaggaacacttgcgcaagtttcaggaagtgtgtgaaggcagttattgagaaagaaggaggacacagaataaaaacattttctattatgtcagttttcttgtggcaaataaattctcatgactttcaaaaaactaattggtcatacactgtctttcaatcccttcctcaaaatattgtaaattttgcttccccaccctgtatatttatatgGTGTATGTTTTCTCAGTTTAAATATTTGATGTGCTTTCTATACTCCAGTGTTTGTGTTGCTTGTTGttctttcactgtaaaaaaaaatcctgttgtttttatgggaaaaaactggcagctgagGTTACCagaacaaaactgtaaaaaaacacatcaaaccttAAACATATTttcggagtaacatgtagatttaacattttaaacatgtatatttaacattggatttaaatggactGGACTTAAAAAGCACATTtaatacaccttcatggtgcccattGCACCCTACTAGGAGCAATTTAGGATTTAGTGTCTTGCAAGGACACTTTGatatgtggacagttggagccagaaTTCAAACCatcgaccctttggtcattgaacgacctgctctaccaattGAGCCATAGCTGCCCATTAACTTGTATGCAAAAATCTTAAATTGTTAGATGTTTATTTTTgattacttttttattttgaaaaaaaaaaaaaaaaaaaaagcaaataggctgttatttcaacattgtggtcttgcaatttaaacggcaccagaTTGTTTTTCaattgacagttttattttctcaaaacaatagaaatacataatttctacatacaaatctggttttgttaacatatttttcctgtaaaaactacagctatatttgatttaatcgttatcactaaaatcttttcaaataaacaactttgcattattGTATTTTCATCTACAGTTTTTTTatattgcaattttacaactttttgttgttaattctactgtaatttttttacagtgttcactgttcttctctctctcctctgttaaCTAACCTCAGCCATTTGAGGCGAATGACTGACTACCTGGTATACGGTTCTGTCTGAcatgttttcctctgttaaagAAGTCTTTCCTTCCCACTGTTGCCTTAGGCTAACTAATGGAAGATCTGTTTGTTTTCAAGGGCCTTAATGTTAATTTATGAAGATACAGATCCAGATACAAATGAACTTTATTccaataactttatttatactcATGTATTATGATTGGTGcagtataaataaagttgaatagaaccatatcttatcttatcttgaactgaactgaatttaattgaattattgtgaataaaatatgggtttacaCAATTCATGAATCATTGcactcttttttgtttgtttgtttgtttgttttttttacacttttttacaCACTTTTTTGGAATTGAGGTTGTAAGAGTGTTCCTATGTTACAGTACCATTACTACCaataataaaatgacatgtaCATTCCACATTCTTGAATGCTGAACACTATATTCTTTAATATTTATTTTCCCTCGTTAATTTTAGGTGGCAATCATCATCCCTTTCCGAAATCGTTATGAGCATCTGGTCCACTGGCTTCATTACCTCCATCCTATACTGAGGCGACAGCAGCTGGACTATGGTGTGTATGTGATCAACCAGGATGGAGATGGAATCTTCAACAGAGCCAAACTCATGAATGTAGGTTTTGTTGAAACACAGAAGTATGACAGCTATGAATGCTTTGTGTTCTCTGACATCGACCTGGTTCCGATAGATGACCGCAACCTCTATCGATGTTTTGACAAACCCAGACACTTGGCTGTAGCTATGGATAAGTTCAACTTCCAGTTACCCTATAATACCTACTTTGGAGGTGTTTCATCTTTGTCTAAAGCACAGTACATGAGGATTAATGGCTTCCCTAATACATACTGGGGTTGGGGTGGAGAAGACGATGATATCTACAAGCGAATTGTCTTCCGCGGCATGTCCATTTCTCGGCCTGACTCTGTGATAGGGAAATACAAGATGGTCAAACATAAAAGAGACTTGCACAACGAACCTAATCCAAAGAATCCTGACAAACTGGGACATACCCAATCAACGATGGATCAAGATGGGATTAATTCCCTCAAATACACAGTCAAGAAGGTCGAGAAAGATGTCCTTTACACTTTTATCACTGTGGATGTTGATGCTCCAAAAAGCTGAAGGAAACCAAACCACTGGCTGCTTCAACTCATTGTTTAGTTTCATGAGTCAAAGACAGGGTAACATATTCTATCTTGGGTAATTATTTTATGGTAAGcttaaaatctgtaaaataaaatctGTAATGCAAGCTTCACATCTTAATCAAAACTGGGACAGAATCAGATGCATCTTCACCTCAAGTTATGTTTCTAATAGATATATTGAGATTGtaaattatttttgttaaaaccAGGATGAGTAATAACATGAGCTTGTGTGCATTTAAAGCTACATATTAGTATGTTATTTCTATGACATGCACAGTTGAGTGATACTGAAGTACTGTGTAGAGACAGCCTTCACTTTATCCATTCAATTCATTCAGTTACTGACAACAGACACTGTGAATTATTATAATACTGGTAAGGTATACTGGTGATACTGGTAAGGTgatacttgaaggtctagtttgcAATCTTTAGTGGTATGAAGACATAAAACTGCACAGTGCAACCATCTAAATACTATTCACCTTCCCCTCATCTATGGTTACTGctgaggaaaaaaagtgaaaatgtgaaaaatgtaaaaaaaaaaaaaaaaaaaaatccctagtAAGAGACAGTGTTTGCTTTGTCCATTCTGTGCTTTTACTTTTTCACCCTGACCCACACCCATAGTGACAGTGATGTTTTGCCAAAGAAGAACAGTGAGCTTAAATCTCACACACTTGACATGTTAACTAAAAGTTACTGTCttgtatgaaatgtttacatGTTATCTTCCATTTGAAGAACTTTAACATTACTTTAAGATGTAGTTGTGTGTTTcacacattttttctcttttggGCAGACAGGTTTGTAGTTTATGTATAGTTTTTTGCAATAAAGTTGTTTGAAGGAGGGTCTTAATCAATGTGATGAATTACATCTGTGATCCAAATCTATGTTTACTTTATGAGTAATGTAATAAGTAATGCAATGAATGGTTTCTATGGTCTAGCATAGACCATGGTGTTAATAACACTGACAGCATCCCATAACAAATGgctcattacactggtctacaattaaaatgccttcagaataaaagtagtgaaaaaagtttgagtcactaataacgAAAAATTACACGAGatactggttggctgtagtttaaACAAATACAGTCTTGTGTCAAAATATTAAATTCTGTTAATTACTGACCCAATTAATTTTACTTAAaatgaatgtttgtctcagagatACCAGATCtacttaaaaaaatgctgtctgcacattacagtacattcatTTCACAGGTTCTTTGGAGTGAAAGATTTATCAATCTATTCTATAAATGTACTTAAACCAATACATATGTGCattaacattttatcatattaaTTGAAAACATCatctaaccagcacttttgtcatcaTTTCCAGTTTTTCTTATGAAAGTATGCAAGATTTAgcccatttaatctctgaggaagataataaataataaataaaaattgtagaccagtgtagtcaGTATTGTGAAGTAAAAGAATGTATGTAGAATATGTTATTACAATACAAAGCATGAGTAACTTTATTTAATAACAGTTCCATTTTAaatcagaattttattttttttttaatcactcgtTTATGTACTTTGTCAAAGCTTACATTATTCACTCAGAAATGTGCGTACGTGTCCACACACGTCAGAGAGGATGGAGTTACAAAGTTTAACATTAGAATAAATTTATGTTGTTGTTAATGTTTCACCTTTTTTTATCCATACAAAGAATGTACAAACTGGCATTTCTGGTTTAGTTTTTAAAACTAATTACCCTTTTGCAagacaaaacatcacacatcttttgtgttttcatgtactTATAGCTTACAGCCCTCCAGCACATGTTCATCTACATTCCTGACTCCTGGGTTAAGTCCTCTATAAACTATAGTATCATGTGAACGCCACAGTTTGTCACATTGTTATGCAGCACTGAAGTAATCCATATTATTCAAAACATGGCTTTAAGTAACCTAATGGCATATTAAGAAAAGGAATGTGAAATAGAAGTTGGCCTCAAGTTTGCAGATATCAAGTACTGTTCATGAGCAATTCCATGTGTTACTGTTTCAAACAAGGTGTGAGGATTAGTTCAACTACAAACATGTCAAGAAAACCTGATCTGAATTACAGATTAGCAGGGGAATAAAAACAGGCAAAGTTGCTCAAAGAACTATGAGGTGATGTTTCTATATTCAGTAAAGAAAAGTATTCATTTATGACCCCTTCAGCAATGGACACTTTTCTGGGCGTCAGTAACTTTatagtgaaaatgttttttgtCACACTATTCGATAGCATCATATAACATCCCAACCCAAATAAATTTGTGTAAATTTTTTGGAGCAAAGGCTCTTTTTACAGCTAATTGTTttacttactactactactattactgctactgctactactactactatgactactactactactactactaccatacATAGAATCCTAAACTTGAGAGTGAATGACAAGGACCGACAATTTAATTTGAAGTTCTAGATGAATTTACTTTAGTTACTGGAATTGTATATTGTTGAGGGTCACAGGACAGAAGATGTTGTATTTTGTACAGACTGTAAAGAACTGTGTGTAAAAACTCTGATTTGTGATactgtaaataaaattaaactaaataaataaactaaaaatgaAAACTGAATTGGATTGCATTGGACTTTAttgaagtgaagtgaagtgaagtgaagagaattgaattgaatggaattgaattgaactgaattgaattgaatcaggAGTCCTCATTTTAACACTCAATACCTGTAGAAATCAATATATCCTAACTGTGAAAGAGATGACGAATGCatgtataaaaagtaaaaaatcagTTAAGCCAACCACTCATGTACCAATTGACCTTTCATGTTATTGGCCTACCGCTTTTGTCAAATTCTTAAAAACCATCGCACTTCAATACTTGACAGGCAGCAGCAAGCAGACTCTGGAAGTGTGATCTGTTGTCTCAGTATTTTTGCATATGAAAAAATATTGATTCTTTAACCCCGATTCAGtgatttctgtgttttcatcctAAGTACAGACgcgtaaaaaaaatattagaccaccccttgttttctgcaatttcttattcattttaatgcctggtacaactaaaggtacatttgtttggacaaatataatgataacaacaaaaatagctcctaacagtttaatttcagagctgatatcttgccaTTTCCATGgctttcttgataaaaaccaaaaccacttcagttcttacatcaataactatggcattgtactgtcaaaaacagtgcttttaggcattccatgttttcttttctgtctgttttagacacatgatacacacaggagttggtacttaattgcataaccattgtttttgatgactttgatggtctaataattttttctgtgactgtgctATAACCCTTCCATGACAGTGGCCTTTCCGTGTGGAGGTCACATGTTCACTTGTGTGTATTCTGTTTGGGTATTCCACTTGACAGGTTAATTTGTCAATCTTAATTGGTggtatgtgtgaatgtgagagtgaatggtttgTTTCTGTCAGCCCTGTTTTTATGGTACAGGGTATATCACCTTCACCCATCCATAGCTGGGATAGCACCTGTTCAACCCTCTTGAAGATTATGTCATTGgatattaattttttgttttgttttgttttgttttgttttttattagtgataatgAGAGAAGAAGGTAGTGAGAGAAAAACAAcagcacataaacaaaag
This genomic window from Sphaeramia orbicularis chromosome 20, fSphaOr1.1, whole genome shotgun sequence contains:
- the LOC115410885 gene encoding beta-1,4-galactosyltransferase 1-like translates to MLKKLFKLSAIFALLSVACFVFILFHRKDTTFDILIEKYSKENGNGTLFLEIKGRIQEFLKKEDDRPKNSEKKTEIPTTDVSTAASTVVLGACPDTPPKLVGPLQVDFFTRRTLDEVRKELKGSLQEGGRYKPTECISKHKVAIIIPFRNRYEHLVHWLHYLHPILRRQQLDYGVYVINQDGDGIFNRAKLMNVGFVETQKYDSYECFVFSDIDLVPIDDRNLYRCFDKPRHLAVAMDKFNFQLPYNTYFGGVSSLSKAQYMRINGFPNTYWGWGGEDDDIYKRIVFRGMSISRPDSVIGKYKMVKHKRDLHNEPNPKNPDKLGHTQSTMDQDGINSLKYTVKKVEKDVLYTFITVDVDAPKS